The Phycodurus eques isolate BA_2022a chromosome 17, UOR_Pequ_1.1, whole genome shotgun sequence nucleotide sequence GCATCATTGacaaccaacgatttggcccaagacagtaaaatgaaaagtctCGTAGGTTTGCTTATTTGGGCGTATACGTTCCGTGTAGTGAGACATATGAACGAGAAGCCTCTGACATATGACCTGACGTCTACCAATAGGATTGTGTCTCGCAGAGGTGCATTGCCTCCCTCGAACACCGTTGTCAACATGTATTTGAACGACAAACGAATGTTGACTGACACTTTACAGCCTGAATCAAAAGAACACCCTCACTTTTGcgtacaaacgttagtgctagtaCTAACGAGCTACATAACGCTATGTTGCCTGCTCGCGAGCAGTATTAAAAGTAGGtgaacataaaaatgttttcaaatgtaccggcattaccagataactattaaccccttattgctcagtgactgttttttttttttgtccacgtctttctgtctccaatgTGTTCTGTGTCAATCGACTGTCTgtcgtcgtactcgagcggctccaactaccggacacaaattccttgtgcgtttttttGGACGTACcgggcaaataaagaggattctgattctgattctgacattacCTCGAGCTCAAGCACGACACCACGCCTCTGAGCTGctctgtgtgttgtttgaaggtttataatttaccgtaacatcggtgctaatcttattagcatgtctgccttttCTTATCACTTTATGCTCGCGCTAAGGTTAGCGGACCTTTGTTGttgaattatttgatttacGAGACAGTTTTATGGTAAACTACAGCTGGGAGTGAAacataaacaacttgaagcaagcgCGTTTTTCCACTTGTTTGGAGAATGTTTCACAATCTGTTTAACTATTCTCAGGACTCTTCTGATTGGTGTAACGATGCACTTGCGCATTTGAACATCATGATGACAATGCTCAAATAATTGTGTGGAAGACTCAAATATTTATAATAGTATCATTGCAAAGGCACTATTTTCCCCCCATAACATTCACTCAGTACACAAATTCCTTTTCACCTTATCAATTCTTGACTTGACAAAAGGCCTTTTTCCAAAATACGTGCAAACCCCTGAGTTTAGAGACAGGAACTCCTGCATGTCCTCACTCCTCGCTGTTTCAGGTATGCTGTTTAGTTGCTAGAAAATCAACAAATACAATTCcagtgatacagtacacttagGGATGTCATAGACTGAAGTGTCGATAGCCAATATCTACCTTAAGGAACGTATCCAGTTGGCCTTTACGGGCTTCCACCTTCTCACCATCTGTGTTCCCAAAGGGAAGGTCAGGGAACATTTTCTTCGGACCTTTTACATCTGCAATACAAGACAGTCGCTGGAAATAGTGACAAAATGTGTCAAGATATTCCCCAGGTAGATTTTGATCTTTTCTCACTCTTGACAAATTTCTTCACTTCTGGGTTCTCCTCTAAACGTGTTTGCAAGTTGAGGAACTCGCTGTATCTGCGGTTGACCGAGTGACAGGTTGCAGGTTGCAAAAAGTCACCGCTTTCGGGGCATGTTGCGGTCTCAAACTgcaaaagacaaaatgctgttttgtgtGGAAGAAAGAAAATCTTCACATTTGACGCCAATGACAAGTGGACCTGTAATGTTACCGTGATAGTGTAGAGAGTATACGGATGTGTTCCAGTACCACGCTGCTCCTTTGCACTGACTGTTCCAGCAATTTGCACATTCTGGATGCCCATTGATGGTTTGTTTGGACTGTCAAAGTTCAAGGGACTGAGGCAAAGTCTTCTTGAAGGCCCTGCTGGGGATTTCTCTTGAGCAATACCGACAGGCCAGGGTAAATTCACGGGCACCGCCTTCGGCCCCAGATTTTTCAGCGTACCGAAGCAGCCAAAATCCTCAGCGTCGTCGTTTAAATTCATCGTGTTGCAGAAGTTGGCTGAGGGACCGCATTCACACAAGCGTCTGGTCATGCCATCGTCCGTGTCGGACTGCATCGGGGAGTCCGGTGACAGCATCTTGGACTCTGGGAGGTGAGAGCAATGGCCAGACGTGAGGGAACAGCAGTGGACTTTGCACGGTGTGAGCAGACCAGCGTGGCAATTCTCAGCTTTCCCAGAGCAAGTCTCAAGGCTCAGCAAGCTGCACTGACAGGAGTCCTCCTCACTCATCGGGTTGAGCAGCTCACGAAGATCAGAGTTGCTCCCGCTCACGGGGTTCGCTTGATCCGAAGATGACAGACAGGTGATCCACGAATCATGGAGCGCGCACCTGTACAGGGCGCCATCCTGTGGTTTTTGTGACCTGGTGAAGACGTCTACAATGGTTTGATTGAGCCAGTCGGGATCAGACAGCCTGCTTATTAGCGGCAGAAGCACATTGCAGGTAATGAGTTCGGTAACCATGTACCCTCCCGTCCTGGTTTCCAT carries:
- the snx19a gene encoding sorting nexin-19a isoform X6, yielding MPSSKRSNQWSLSEVLGQRRRLLGLGALLAWLILFHLLVNVWLLCIFTSLLVVLGGWFGSRAILDANSLLHLEHFLPLGGATPSQCSAEHEWRLNHEIHSAVHKAVRDFVSSWYRTLLPEVEGEFERAVRNSMLESVMELKERARHVDRKAVVQRLLELYGCHLQSYMTARHMLLETQREVENVSLWQLYQEVDSPHPAVSDAAAELRYARALVNLVLHVLVPYPQMETRTGGYMVTELITCNVLLPLISRLSDPDWLNQTIVDVFTRSQKPQDGALYRCALHDSWITCLSSSDQANPVSGSNSDLRELLNPMSEEDSCQCSLLSLETCSGKAENCHAGLLTPCKVHCCSLTSGHCSHLPESKMLSPDSPMQSDTDDGMTRRLCECGPSANFCNTMNLNDDAEDFGCFGTLKNLGPKAVPVNLPWPVGIAQEKSPAGPSRRLCLSPLNFDSPNKPSMGIQNVQIAGTVSAKEQRGTGTHPYTLYTITFETATCPESGDFLQPATCHSVNRRYSEFLNLQTRLEENPEVKKFVKNVKGPKKMFPDLPFGNTDGEKVEARKGQLDTFLKQLNSIPETARSEDMQEFLSLNSGVCTYFGKRPFVKSRIDKMMENALDTLKTAFPHPEAVSPTEDLEGDSEGRTLDSRKYRRLMFPSKVSPTLNIPDLHPKVTYCFSEGSPTGELCPGAGTTFMRAPRQKTSQADGARGHRQGDVWQSSRRRHSCGRCCAEHFVFVDEGPVELAVH
- the snx19a gene encoding sorting nexin-19a isoform X5, with product MPSSKRSNQWSLSEVLGQRRRLLGLGALLAWLILFHLLVNVWLLCIFTSLLVVLGGWFGSRAILDANSLLHLEHFLPLGGATPSQCSAEHEWRLNHEIHSAVHKAVRDFVSSWYRTLLPEVEGEFERAVRNSMLESVMELKERARHVDRKAVVQRLLELYGCHLQSYMTARHMLLETQREVENVSLWQLYQEVDSPHPAVSDAAAELRYARALVNLVLHVLVPYPQMETRTGGYMVTELITCNVLLPLISRLSDPDWLNQTIVDVFTRSQKPQDGALYRCALHDSWITCLSSSDQANPVSGSNSDLRELLNPMSEEDSCQCSLLSLETCSGKAENCHAGLLTPCKVHCCSLTSGHCSHLPESKMLSPDSPMQSDTDDGMTRRLCECGPSANFCNTMNLNDDAEDFGCFGTLKNLGPKAVPVNLPWPVGIAQEKSPAGPSRRLCLSPLNFDSPNKPSMGIQNVQIAGTVSAKEQRGTGTHPYTLYTITFETATCPESGDFLQPATCHSVNRRYSEFLNLQTRLEENPEVKKFVKNVKGPKKMFPDLPFGNTDGEKVEARKGQLDTFLKQLNSIPETARSEDMQEFLSLNSGVCTYFGKRPFVKSRIDKMMENALDTLKTAFPHPEAVSPTEDLEGDSEGRTLDSRKYRRLMFPSKVSPTLNIPDLHPKVTYCFSEGSPTGELCPGAGTTFMRAPRQKTSQADGARGHRQGDVWQSSRRRTSGVGCALRTSRRPSDLSLALLLRDGWTSEWPT
- the snx19a gene encoding sorting nexin-19a isoform X7: MPSSKRSNQWSLSEVLGQRRRLLGLGALLAWLILFHLLVNVWLLCIFTSLLVVLGGWFGSRAILDANSLLHLEHFLPLGGATPSQCSAEHEWRLNHEIHSAVHKAVRDFVSSWYRTLLPEVEGEFERAVRNSMLESVMELKERARHVDRKAVVQRLLELYGCHLQSYMTARHMLLETQREVENVSLWQLYQEVDSPHPAVSDAAAELRYARALVNLVLHVLVPYPQMETRTGGYMVTELITCNVLLPLISRLSDPDWLNQTIVDVFTRSQKPQDGALYRCALHDSWITCLSSSDQANPVSGSNSDLRELLNPMSEEDSCQCSLLSLETCSGKAENCHAGLLTPCKVHCCSLTSGHCSHLPESKMLSPDSPMQSDTDDGMTRRLCECGPSANFCNTMNLNDDAEDFGCFGTLKNLGPKAVPVNLPWPVGIAQEKSPAGPSRRLCLSPLNFDSPNKPSMGIQNVQIAGTVSAKEQRGTGTHPYTLYTITFETATCPESGDFLQPATCHSVNRRYSEFLNLQTRLEENPEVKKFVKNVKGPKKMFPDLPFGNTDGEKVEARKGQLDTFLKQLNSIPETARSEDMQEFLSLNSGVCTYFGKRPFVKSRIDKMMENALDTLKTAFPHPEAVSPTEDLEGDSEGRTLDSRKYRRLMFPSKVSPTLNIPDLHPKVTYCFSEGSPVLNGMSLSRLESFVLEQERLLCEPQGRKQAKQTELVGTDKATCGKVHGAGPVELAVH
- the snx19a gene encoding sorting nexin-19a isoform X4 — encoded protein: MPSSKRSNQWSLSEVLGQRRRLLGLGALLAWLILFHLLVNVWLLCIFTSLLVVLGGWFGSRAILDANSLLHLEHFLPLGGATPSQCSAEHEWRLNHEIHSAVHKAVRDFVSSWYRTLLPEVEGEFERAVRNSMLESVMELKERARHVDRKAVVQRLLELYGCHLQSYMTARHMLLETQREVENVSLWQLYQEVDSPHPAVSDAAAELRYARALVNLVLHVLVPYPQMETRTGGYMVTELITCNVLLPLISRLSDPDWLNQTIVDVFTRSQKPQDGALYRCALHDSWITCLSSSDQANPVSGSNSDLRELLNPMSEEDSCQCSLLSLETCSGKAENCHAGLLTPCKVHCCSLTSGHCSHLPESKMLSPDSPMQSDTDDGMTRRLCECGPSANFCNTMNLNDDAEDFGCFGTLKNLGPKAVPVNLPWPVGIAQEKSPAGPSRRLCLSPLNFDSPNKPSMGIQNVQIAGTVSAKEQRGTGTHPYTLYTITFETATCPESGDFLQPATCHSVNRRYSEFLNLQTRLEENPEVKKFVKNVKGPKKMFPDLPFGNTDGEKVEARKGQLDTFLKQLNSIPETARSEDMQEFLSLNSGVCTYFGKRPFVKSRIDKMMENALDTLKTAFPHPEAVSPTEDLEGDSEGRTLDSRKYRRLMFPSKVSPTLNIPDLHPKVTYCFSEGSPTGELCPGAGTTFMRAPRQKTSQADGARGHRQGDVWQSSRRRTSGVGCALRTSRRPSDLSLALLLRDDLLSGLFYSKES